tctttctattttgCACATGTGGATTCGATTAAGTAGATTGGATAGTGTCAAAAGTTTCTCGATTGTGGGGGTGGATTGTTAGTCTGATGGAGAGAGATGAAATGACAGGCCAAGAGAGTGCGGTAAAGAGGGAGACTAGGAGAGTGTCGTTTACAAACCAAAGGGGTGGGGGACGAACAGTATGTATTTCGAAGAGAGAAACGGATCATGTACATTCTTGGCAAATCTTTTTATCGAACTTCAGACGCGTAGACAAGTTTATCAGATGTGAGATTGCATCAAAGTTGTGCATCATCACTTTTAGTGCCGCGAATATTGCAGTGCCTTTTGTTGCCGCGAAAACGTCATTCGTAAACTACGACAGATGCGTGAATGGAGAAAAGTACTTTTGTGTACGGGGAAGCATGCGGAATATCATGAAACGAAATGTGGAGTCAATAGCCATTCTGGAAATTATGAAcgtaatttattgttattttatatatataaaaattagatttttttttatttagttcattgacctttaataataacacatgtattatgtatttatgcatatgtatgtatatatgtatatatatatatatatatatatatacatatatatatatacatacatcatacatatatacattatatattatattcattatacattaaacataaccatatatatatatatatatatacagggtgATTCTTTCTTAGTGACCTTAAAGCTAATGTTATTGTCTAAACTACATGATGATATAtttgtgtttatatatttatatatcattaataagattttatttttaattctggaatttttaggtttattttatcatatatatgcatatccCATATCAGTTTTTTATGTTACGGTAGAAgagaattattgataaatgataCAAACATGAGGATATTGCAGCAGTATTTTTAAGTCATATTGCTTTAAGTTCTTCAGAACCAACTTGTATGTATgtgtttatcaaatttttaattattctttatttcttaattgttaataattaaatcatgatattaagatattcattttttagctataatatataatatataatatataagtcataaatttaaaaaaaactcaaatatattcaaaaaactatataatcaatttcaaatatttatattatctttttatattattttttttttaattgtttgttattattgtaacatcatatcttattaataatttttatattatttttaaatttctataaatagaattaagatctgttaactttaataaaataaagatttgttttattttctaaatatcaagtatattttttttttaatttttatctctttgtaTATCAAgtgcattatatatttttcttatatatttaaattttctatttataaatttttacttttagtaaattaattatatataaattttttttaatagaataacttTGTCATATAATGAACAACTGCTACCATTATCTTTTCTAATTGAGCATACATACTTATATGGTacataaattaagaaagaatgtCATTTGCATTTGTACAAGCAATTATAAACTCTTCTGCtctattatttcattgtttaaaCGAACATACTATTATATGGTATAATCTTCACTTTATTCaacagaggaaaaaaaatatcattatctatataagcaaaataaacttttaaattctttttttcaaaaaaaaatgactattgataatattgttataattatatatatatgttgtattttatccaagacaaatatatattgtattttatccaagataaacttatatattccATGCTACCATTAATCATAAGATTGAGGAACACTGGCATTGCATATTGCATGATGTCATCACACATGTAATAGTCCATAATGTTTGAATTATTCTCAGTTTCTTGGTCATATATTACAGTACGCCGATGtctgaatttatatatctttgtttTGATTTACAGTTGCTAAAGATTGCGATTATTATGCACAGGGTCTGTGACAATGCGGGAGAAGAAAGGAGGTGCTCTTAGCAGAGTACAAAAGCTGAAAAAAAGGCTTAGCCACAGCTTTGGAAGACTTTGTaagtacatttaaaaaaaatatataaaaaacatttaattaatatttaattaacatttaatttatattttttgaagtgatttttataacaaaatgataaaaataatttaatataatgtatataattatataatataataacaatgataataatttaatattttttatctagtatatttaatagtatattttttattatataaaataaaatttatattttatcaaagaattgatattttttttataaatttttaataaaataaaattttacaaatttaattttattattattggtttaattattattttatattgtgaaattttttatacttctaTTATgctatatgatattatattaattaaataatatattttaatgtatatttataattatattgacttactacaataaaatgattaatatatggttttaaaattattatatctaatattaatttattaatattatttattttagcaaTATCAAAAGAAGAGGCTGATGATGCTGCAAACAGAGGTCAACTGCCATATAATGGTTATTCCGAGGAGTTCCTAGACCGTTTAGAACCAAACGGCAATATACCTGCAGATAAAGATCGTCGTTACGGTAAgtgtaaaattcatttatgctATAAGAATAATCAcgttataatcatataatataatcattaacaatataaattgtaactcTATTTATCAAACTGagtaagttttattattatcagtacttattaagataaatagtatttttttaaagatataatatatgacaTGAATAActgctatatttatatatttatattgatgtttgatatctatttatgcgtaaacatttattactaattactaattaatagCAATCAGTAGCAGTTAATATGATTAAActgattcaatataattatatctattcgataatttatattatataaattaaaattttttatgcattaataaaatattgaggGATTATGATTCTACGTGGATTCCTATTGctgttattttaaagaaagtttTAAGGACGAAATTGGATGTCATAGAATGGACAGGTGTGGGCGACCATGAGAGAGTGCATCGGCAGCTTTCCGTTTCTAGTGATTCCAAGCTTCTTGATGAGGATATACGAGAAGAAGCGAGAGTAATCTTACGACCTCGACGTCCACCGCGACCTAAATCAGAGGTCTTCCTTGGGCCAGATCCACCTCCTAGAAGAACCAAGAGATTTTCAGCATTTGGGGTAATGTTAAGTTCATATCttctatgtttattttttaatattttagtattaaacagtatctgtatatatatatctgtatatttacatatatatatatatatatttatagggaGATTCCCCTTTTGGTAAATCTGAAgcttatataaaattggaacAATTAGGAGAAGGATCATATGCCACAGTGTTCAAAGGCTATAGTCATCTTACAAATCAAATGGTGGCACTTAAAGAAATTAGACTACAAGAGGAAGAAGGTGCTCCATTTACTGCCATTCGTGAGGCAAGCCTTCTTAAAGAATTGAAGCATAGCAATATCGTTACTTTACACGATATAATTCATACGCGTGAGACTCTTACTTTCGTTTTTGAATATGTTCATACTGATCTATCACAATATATGGAAAGGTATGGGAGCGGTAATGGTGGTTTAGATCCACGAAAtgttaaactatttttatttcaattattaagagGATTGGCATACTGTCACCGCAGGTAAaagcatttatatatattaaaattttaaaatttaatattgataattaatttattgtatcttAATTTAGGAGAGTATTACATAGAGATGTAAAACCACAAAATTTGTTAATCAGTGAAATAGGCGAACTTAAATTAGCAGATTTTGGTTTAGCAAGAGCTAAATCTGTACCTTCACATACATATTC
This genomic interval from Apis mellifera strain DH4 linkage group LG7, Amel_HAv3.1, whole genome shotgun sequence contains the following:
- the LOC552617 gene encoding cyclin-dependent kinase 14 isoform X1, with product MREWRKVLLCTGKHAEYHETKCGVNSHSGNYERSVTMREKKGGALSRVQKLKKRLSHSFGRLSISKEEADDAANRGQLPYNGYSEEFLDRLEPNGNIPADKDRRYEWTGVGDHERVHRQLSVSSDSKLLDEDIREEARVILRPRRPPRPKSEVFLGPDPPPRRTKRFSAFGGDSPFGKSEAYIKLEQLGEGSYATVFKGYSHLTNQMVALKEIRLQEEEGAPFTAIREASLLKELKHSNIVTLHDIIHTRETLTFVFEYVHTDLSQYMERYGSGNGGLDPRNVKLFLFQLLRGLAYCHRRRVLHRDVKPQNLLISEIGELKLADFGLARAKSVPSHTYSHEVVTLWYRPPDVLLGSTEYSTSLDMWGVGCIFMEMLTGEPTFPGVRCTYDQLDKIFKVLGTPTEETWPGVTHLPGYKPHRLGFYPPRKLGLSFPRLYDIAEGDSMASSLLQLNPDQRIGAEEALRHPYFASLPRKLYELPDEVSIFSVEGCHLYTNSRHGCADSRHTTLKT
- the LOC552617 gene encoding cyclin-dependent kinase 14 isoform X2; its protein translation is MYCQDKSSTTSKSKEGSVTMREKKGGALSRVQKLKKRLSHSFGRLSISKEEADDAANRGQLPYNGYSEEFLDRLEPNGNIPADKDRRYEWTGVGDHERVHRQLSVSSDSKLLDEDIREEARVILRPRRPPRPKSEVFLGPDPPPRRTKRFSAFGGDSPFGKSEAYIKLEQLGEGSYATVFKGYSHLTNQMVALKEIRLQEEEGAPFTAIREASLLKELKHSNIVTLHDIIHTRETLTFVFEYVHTDLSQYMERYGSGNGGLDPRNVKLFLFQLLRGLAYCHRRRVLHRDVKPQNLLISEIGELKLADFGLARAKSVPSHTYSHEVVTLWYRPPDVLLGSTEYSTSLDMWGVGCIFMEMLTGEPTFPGVRCTYDQLDKIFKVLGTPTEETWPGVTHLPGYKPHRLGFYPPRKLGLSFPRLYDIAEGDSMASSLLQLNPDQRIGAEEALRHPYFASLPRKLYELPDEVSIFSVEGCHLYTNSRHGCADSRHTTLKT
- the LOC552617 gene encoding cyclin-dependent kinase 14 isoform X3 translates to MREKKGGALSRVQKLKKRLSHSFGRLSISKEEADDAANRGQLPYNGYSEEFLDRLEPNGNIPADKDRRYEWTGVGDHERVHRQLSVSSDSKLLDEDIREEARVILRPRRPPRPKSEVFLGPDPPPRRTKRFSAFGGDSPFGKSEAYIKLEQLGEGSYATVFKGYSHLTNQMVALKEIRLQEEEGAPFTAIREASLLKELKHSNIVTLHDIIHTRETLTFVFEYVHTDLSQYMERYGSGNGGLDPRNVKLFLFQLLRGLAYCHRRRVLHRDVKPQNLLISEIGELKLADFGLARAKSVPSHTYSHEVVTLWYRPPDVLLGSTEYSTSLDMWGVGCIFMEMLTGEPTFPGVRCTYDQLDKIFKVLGTPTEETWPGVTHLPGYKPHRLGFYPPRKLGLSFPRLYDIAEGDSMASSLLQLNPDQRIGAEEALRHPYFASLPRKLYELPDEVSIFSVEGCHLYTNSRHGCADSRHTTLKT